The window CCAAGATATGGACCCCGAGCGGTGCAACAGTTTGGAGTTGCCCCGCCACTCTTCTACTCCGCCGCGTAACCTGCGTTTGTCACTGTTCCGCGCCGCCGCTTAACCTCCCCTTGTCACTGTTCCGATCCGCCGCTTAACCTCCCCTACCACTGTTCCGATCCGCCGCTTAACCTCCCCTTGTCACTGTTCCGATCCGCCGCTTAACCTCCCCTTGTCACTGTTCCACTCCGCAGGTGGTTTTCCTGAACAGACACATGCTGAAGCGAAACATCACGAAGAGCGAATTTGAAGCAGCCTTGTTAGGTAACCTTTCCAGGGAAGGGAGCCCCAGTTTAGAGTATCAGAGAGCGAAAGAAAGGTCGTACTCCCCAGTTCACAGTGAAGGGAGCGTTGATTACAGCGAAACGTATCCACTGTTGGGTGAGGATGACTATGAGCCTTTGTCCCCAGTAGAAGATAATATAGACCTTTTCGAAGAAGATGCTGGGAGATTCTCTCCTGAAGGAGAGTATCGACCACAAGAAgcagaaatacaaaatttaatgaacATGTCTTATGAGAACCCACCAGATAGATACCTATCGAACCCATTCGATGATTTGAGCAACCAAGTGGCAGCTGACAGCGGGGCACCGAGGCCAACATACCAGCCACCAAATTATGGAGAAATATATGAAGGAGCTCAGTTTGCAGATAAATACCACATGTCCAATAGCAACTCTTATTTCTTCAATGACAATGGTAACAACGCCAATAGGAATGCTAACTCGCAGAATAATAATTATGGTTATGCACATGCACCGTATGCTGACATTTTCAGACACCCAAATTATGCGAACATGTATCGAGCTACTAACCACACCAATGGTACGTTCTTGAATGGAAGGAATGACAATAACGTGAGAAATActacttttaatttttcaaataattctGCGAGTGGTGTCAGTGCTCGCGGTGCCAGTTCTTACGGGGCCACTTCTTACGGGGCCAGTGGAGAAGATAACTTCGCCTTCGGATATGATGATTCTCAGTTTGCGGACAGCTACCAAgataataattatgaaattacagaagaggaagaagtggacCCATTTGAAAACCTACGCATGGATGACGAATTCGACTTTGGACGTTATGCAACGGGAGGTGCAAACACAGGAGGAGCCACTACTTCTACTACCGGTTCATCTTCCCAAGGATATACTCTAGGTGCACACGGAATCACCAACCATGGATTCCAATTTGATGAAGGAGATAATGATTTTAGAAATACAGAAAGGTTCGAGACTTCATCACCTCCTTCTTCAGGAAACCCATTTTTGACAGAACCGGTGAGAAGTACTGTGGTAGGAGATGACACTCTGGGTGATGATCTCTCCCCTAAGGAGGATAActttggagaaaaagaaaacaatgAAGTGAGTGAAAAGAGTGTAGGAATGGGACACTCCTACAgtaaggaggaagaagatggGATGATGTCagatgatgaagaagacAGATATAgtgaatatgaaaaataccTAAATCAACAATCGAGTAgaaaagaacagaaaaattatgaaaacaGAATGAGAAGCTATTTgcacaaatataaaaaactttCAAAGGgttcaaaaaatttagatctacaaaatgaagttgGCTTAGATGTTGCTTCCCCACAGGAGGAGTCCCCGGATGAAATCTCCCCcgtagaagaagaaatctCAACAGAAGAAGAATCCCCAGTGAAAGAGAAGTACccagaaaaagggaaacataaTGATGATTCATCCTCCATCGAACCAGAAGAACATCATAAGAAGCAGCCCGCAAGCTTTGGCAGTGCTAGAAAATACGTCCATGACGAGGGAGAAAACAGTTTAGATTTCGAAGTGGACTCAGATGaagtggaaaattttaatgagaCAGGCGAGTTGAATTATCACGTTGAGGAGCCCTCGCACCCGGAAGGCCAATTGGAGACCATCCCGCTCGACGACGTGGTGGAGGGAGAAGCTCAGGAGGACGGCGAGGCAACAAAACAGGAAGGAGCTGAGGTTATGGGAGCCAACCAGGACGAAGTTGGAGTGCCCGCAAGCACGGAAGAAGTCGAAGCGGTGAATGAGGAAGCGCTCGAAAATGATGCAGCAGTAAACGGGGAAGAAGCCGAGACGGCCGCAAACGAGGAACAGATCGAGGCGGTAGAGAATGTCGCGGGTGAAAATGAAGCCACGGGAGAGGAGACCCCCAATGGTGCTGTAGAAGAAAGTGCAAACACCGCTGCAGAAGAAACCACAAACGGTACCGCAACTGAAAACTAAAGGGAGAGAGACAAACCTTCCGTTAGCggcaaatggaaaaaaaaaaaaaaaaaaaaaacttagcCCCAACCCCTCTGGGTTGCACTTTAAAGAATTCAATTTTGCATTCCCTCGTTTGACCCACTGTTCCATTTTGGTGCAGGCATCTAAATGTGTTGTAGATATTTCACACACGTGATgaatttttacataactCAGAATAGACCCGTCTCCCACTTTACCTACCTTTGCATGATTGATTTACCCATTTGTGTTATCACCCTTTTCCTAgtgtctttattttttcattttgcacgtTCTGCCAACCCTCCCTTTTGTGTTCATCATGCTGTGCATCCTCACAAATTTGTGTCTTTTATGTGTATGCTTAGGTCTATGTCCCCCAACTTCCAACAACATGTAGGATGCACTTTCTGCTATccacttatttttattttttggtaacACTAATGCTGTACTAACGTATGACACTATAACAttaggctttttttttactttcttttACCAATTGGGGGAAACGCGCAAACCCATTTCGATTGCATGCATTCCTGGAAGATCGAATCGAATCCGTAGGGTGCATTGACATTGTCACAAAGTTTTTCATAAGTTAGGACTGCTATTGGTGTGTCGGAAGTTgtaccgttttttttgcgaatgttttttccccaccttgCGAGGAAGCAGTTTGCCTAGCCTATGGCTGATGACCCTGCTGGTCAGCGAATGGGGAGACtgccccccttttctgtGTGTGCCGTATAAACAAGTCCACTTTTATGGCCCTTAAAAAACATGGATGGAGGggacctccttttttttatacgttAGGCACTAAATGGTGAAGCAAAACCGGGTTAGaacgattttttttgcggaTTACTCCGTAAAGTTAGAAGTTCCGTTTCGAGCAGGACGTTTTAGGTGCATTGGGGTGGATGTCGAGTTCCTTTGTCTCGCTGTCGAAGGGTAGTTCGCACATCAGCTCcgtttctttatttttcacctctttgctccccttttttttcttcccctttgctccccattttggggCAGGATCAGCATAACAGCGGTGTTAACCCATCATAAGGGGGAGTAGGGTCAAGTCCGAGGTACAGAACACAGGCGTGGTtacaaagaaggagaaagacCCTAAATATGTACGTTAACATGCATATAAGTGTGACAAAGTGGATGATTTCTTGCCCCAAGAAACATTGACTGCGTCCCCTTCTCAGGTGGTGCATAACAAATAGCACACTCGTTGTCCTTTCTTTCACGCAGGGATGtaataaaaggagaaaaaaaaatgaaaaggcacGGTGAAGGCAAataaatggaagaaaaataagtttagaaaaagcggaaaaattGTCACGCGGGTTTGGCAAATGGGTCGCACAGGTTTGATAAATTGCACAGCTGGCTGCGAAAAAATGGCGGACCGCTTCGAAGAAGGAACCATTttgctagaaaaaaaaggcgcccCCGCGGAATAATTAATTATCTACCAACGCGAGGTCAATttgcaaaagaaattattcccctcccccatgttcacaaatttgagaattttttttgtatcgcCTTAGtcaaaaaaacatttttttaattgaagGAGTTTTATCTTAGTGGAgaagatatatttttgctttaccCTATTTGCTcttacgagaaaaaaaaaaaaaaNNNNNNNNNNATAATCcaaaatgggacaaaaaaaaaaaaaaggattcccAAAGAAGTTATTAAAGAGTATTACATTGTGCCTCTAACGaagttaacaaaaatttttgacaaaagttattttttttttatgaaaaaagtCATTCCCCTATTTCCCActgcttttttattattatactttttttcttatgcgTATTTCTtgctatttaaaaaaaaaaaaataccgtCACGGCGCATTTTTAAATACGGTTAGTAGGTAGATATATATGTTTGAAAAATCCGAAATTTTCAGAGGGGGCTTTTTATATctatacttaaaaaaagaaaaatacatatatgcaataCGTAAGCAATAGGTACGCAATAGGTACGCTATGGGTACGCAATACATAAGCATAATCATTTATTCATTAGAATGCGCCGCGTTATGCATTAGCTTTGAAAGAagcaatgaaaaaaaacttttgccgcgtttttttgttgaatGTTTTGTTTTCTACTTGGCAAGATTATTTACCTATGggatacatttttattatggcATGCCATATGtcatattaacaaaaaaaaaaaaaaaaatttcaatttgtcaaagaaggaaaaatgcattttaaatttaaagaatttccttttgctgtttcgaattttttttttgccgatttttagcctttttttttttgcccctttttttagcctttttttttttgccatttttttagccttttttttttttgccctttttttagcccttttttttttgtcatttttttagcctttttttttttgtccctttttttagccttttttttgttcatttttttagcctttttttttttgtcatttttttagccttttttttttcctctcctttttggtgtAGTATGATAAGCGTATAGTTAGCAAAAACGCTtgaatgaatttttaaatttgcgcGAAGATGCATACGACTGGGTGAACGCTTAACGCTTGAAGGTACGACATACAGAACAGCATACATCACAGCATACAACATAGCATGCACCACAGCATACAACACAGCATACAACATAGCATACAACACAGCGTACGTCGCATACAAGCTGCATACAACGCTGCTTACAACGAAGCACGCTCCGTATACGTACGGCCCTTTTTGTATGCTGTGGTATTGCAGCGGTGACCCCACCACCTTTGAAACTGCCTATTTTAGCTGCGCAGTAGCTTcgccaaaaaggagagagagAAAGTAGtccttgtaattttttcttttttttagccGAGGGATTTTCGAATAGCTATTTTTcgaagcatattttttttatccaaggAGCTAGCGAAGAAGGCGTACGTATATTTCTTTGTGCTGCTCACACCGGTGGAAGGATCTTTTTAATAAGCGCGCTGAGGACCTCGCGatctgcccatttttttttttgtttttgagataaaaaaaataagaaaaggaCAGAGATGCATTagtgtttttctttttgcaacTTCACACCGCGTGCACGAACGTTGGGAATGACAGCAGAGTTCGTTTGCCGCTTATGccagcataaaaaaattgaaggtAACCCCACGTAGAAGTTGCTAGGGAAGGATCCAAgagcaccaaaaaaaaaaaaaaagggagtcagcaaaaaatggtgcacTCAGATCCATTTAGCAATTGCGCAGCTGAAAAGTGTCCACCCAGTTTGAAGTCCAAATTTGCGAATCGTATTCCGGGTCTCACATCGCTCGAGGTGGGATTCGATGAATCGATGGGAGCCTCCAGGAGCGGCAGCACCATGAGTGGTGTCTTCCGTAAGCTCGCGGTTATCTGTGCCTTGTTTTTCTTGCTTCAGGTGAGGAGCATCAGCGTGAAGCGTCGCCTGAGCACGTGAATGAGAAAACGAGCAAATGGGCAGAtggataaataaatatatttatatatatttatgtttatgtattcatatttacgcacgtgtgtgtgtgcgtacGTGCTGCTGGCCCCCCAGGCACGTGCACACATTTGAATGGTGACCGATTCTCATTTTCGCCACCTCCCCCTCCACCAACGCAGAACCTCCCCCAACTAGAGAGAAAGAACCCAACCGACCTGCGGAAAAAGGTATATCATTGGAGAGGGCTGTCCCAGCATGAGTTaaataaaagggaagaaaatgtaAGCGGGAGCAACGAGGAGCTAGACAAACTATGGAAGaaagaattaattaaatGGAAATCAGACCTGTActtaataaataaagaaaccTTTTGGGAATTCAAAAGGGTGTGCAAAATTAACAACGTAGACTTTAAgtgggaaaatgaaatatggaaaaaattcagagaacaaatgggtaaaaatatttacgagAAGGAACTGAAGGACCACCaagatttttcaaaattaaagagTAATAAACCAACAGAGGAGGAAAtcaacaattttattttatccaaGAGAGACACCTTTGGTATATTTTGTGATTacttgaaaaatgaaaggacGTCACTGATCGATCATGTCATTAAGGAATGGATAAAAGTGAGAGGTGAATTTTTGGACACTGTGGAATACAAGGCGTGGAAGGTCCGGAAGTTACTAAAGAAAatgcagaagaaggaggtcGCCAAGCTGTATTCGTAGTGGCATGACGGGATAAGTAAATCACACttataaaaaggatgaagaaggaaaaacaaggAAGGGCAAACGGGGGAGGCATAACTATAACGGGGGAGGCATAACTataaaggaggaggaggaacttACCATTTTTGGGGGGTGAATAACCAGACAAGGAAAAATACCACGCTATGTCTGTATGGATGGAAAGAGAacccctcctcccctccCCAGGGGATTAACATACTTTGAAgagtttttcatttttcccttatgGTGGTGCCGCATGAATGATGGACCACCACCCTTCCGATATGAAGCAAATTGTGTGCCTGAATCACGGGGAGGCTTCCCCAGTACGTCACACAGATTAGCAGTAGGAATGTGGTGCAACCATTTGCAGGCAAAAGAAATAGCTAACGCAAAGGGATATGGCCTCTACTCATAGAGGTGTTATGCATCCACGTACTGCAGTGGGAGAGGaccctcctccccttttttttaagaatggACAATTTATAAGCGTTAATCACGCAGCAGGTGTAGGAAAAGCAAGCTTCTGTTTCGCAGTACAGACGGAGGGAGATTACCCTGATGGGGGGACATGGCCTGCCCCCCACCCCCGAGTGCaaatcccccttttgttggGGCGCGGCATATAGGAGGACGACACCCACGGGGAAAAAATCcattggaaaaaaacatatacatggcatatgtatatatatatgtatgcatctatgcatgtatgtatatgtgcccTCTTGgttcttttaaatttcccttttcctttgttcATTCATTTCACTGCGTATGCACGaatatgccatttttgcctgttaaaaaaaagtccgtttttttggaggccttccttcctttttttttttttttttttttccccccatttttattcctcTTTGAATGAGGCCTGCAGATGTGACGTCTGATAAAAACTCCCCTTGAGGGTAGACCCTCCCTAGCGACGACCTCCTGGGGAGAATATAAAGTGCTCATACCTGTttgttttatataatttatgtttccatttatattttttctcgttttctcattttctcattttcgcattttcgcattttcgctttttcgctttttcgctttttcgctttttcgctttttcgctttttcgccctttcctcttttattttcttttcctttgtaGTGCTAacacattttccttttatttgtCACACGACATGCACACTTGTTTAGGTAAGTCGCCATGCCATCATGCGTAATCGGTGTGGCGTTCCTCAGATTGGCTCCACGGACCCACTCCTAATTTGTGTTTACATGTTTATGCTTTTAAGTGtgcattttgaagaaaaggccaaaaaaaacgaaaaaaaaaagaaaaaacgaaaaaaNNNNNNNNNNNNNNNNNNNNNNNNNNNNNNNNNNNNNNNNNNNNNNNNNNNNNNNNNNNNATAATAACAGCGTCATtttaagtttaaaaaaatttaacctAACATTTCGCAAAAGTgcgtgccccttttttgtggagGATGTGTTTTTGCCCGATTACAGCTTTTGCTTGGTGATCAAAGGTGAAAAGCTTTTCCGCCCCAGGGGGGACATTGgagtagggaaaaaaactacaGTTGTAGTGACTGACGCGTTGCAGTTGTAGTGACTGACGCGTTGCAGTTGTAGTGACTGACACGTTACAGTTGTAGTAACTGACACGTTGCAGTTGTGGTGACTGAGACGCGAGGGAAAATCCTGGAGGGGATCGAAAGAATGGCGGTATAATTGCAAATGGTTCGTATGCATCACCGAGGGGAGTCCACATTGGTACGCAGCGTAGAGCGATTAACATATGCAACCGCACAAGCAAGTATGTGCCGTTGTGGTGCCATCCCAAACGAACGACgatgaaacttttttttttcataacagCTTgataaaacttaaaaaaaaaaaaaaatttaaagtcTATATACTACACGGAGAAAAAGAGGACAAATCAGCGTAGGGTTAAATCAAAAAGCAGACATGGggaaagtaaaataaaataaaataaaggacGCTTGTCTTATCGTACGATTTGGAACCCCCCTGGGCAGTGAACCTGTGCCACTGCATGATGGGATGTGATAGCCCCAAGGGGTAGGGTGGGGGTggcacgaagaagaaaagggtaTCTTCCGATGGATGGACATACCACCCCGCATGCTGCATGCGGAACGATGGAGATATGCCGCCCCTTCCCCTGGCGTCCACTCAAATGGTCGCCCATATGACCCCTCACATGGCGGTTCACATGAGCACCCACATGACGGTTCACATGACCACCCACATGACGGTTCGCATGACCACCCACATGACCGCTCAACTACCCACATGACCGCTCAACTACCCACATGACCGCTCAACTACCCACGCACGTCTGCCCTAAAGCGTATTCGCTACGGGGACAAAGTTGTAAATGCCCCTCTTGTCAACATTATcctcataaaaaataatatctcTCTGGTTTAA of the Plasmodium cynomolgi strain B DNA, chromosome 7, whole genome shotgun sequence genome contains:
- a CDS encoding hypothetical protein (putative), translating into MVHSDPFSNCAAEKCPPSLKSKFANRIPGLTSLEVGFDESMGASRSGSTMSGVFRKLAVICALFFLLQNLPQLERKNPTDLRKKVYHWRGLSQHELNKREENVSGSNEELDKLWKKELIKWKSDLYLINKETFWEFKRVCKINNVDFKWENEIWKKFREQMGKNIYEKELKDHQDFSKLKSNKPTEEEINNFILSKRDTFGIFCDYLKNERTSLIDHVIKEWIKVRGEFLDTVEYKAWKVRKLLKKMQKKEVAKLYS
- a CDS encoding hypothetical protein (putative); its protein translation is MDRRPPRKNTNPFIDSTEDSLSSENNPNVRPVNLNNYDFGMHQGVGATEGSGFNTNVGYNMDFNSSPNAFPNAAPNAVPNASPNAVPNAAPNAAPNAVPNYGFNYGSIFDAPCMENFRSQLGAMGCAQGNMAPCLTDNNSMLYFMQAVAFATAVFLNVVFLNRHMLKRNITKSEFEAALLGNLSREGSPSLEYQRAKERSYSPVHSEGSVDYSETYPLLGEDDYEPLSPVEDNIDLFEEDAGRFSPEGEYRPQEAEIQNLMNMSYENPPDRYLSNPFDDLSNQVAADSGAPRPTYQPPNYGEIYEGAQFADKYHMSNSNSYFFNDNGNNANRNANSQNNNYGYAHAPYADIFRHPNYANMYRATNHTNGTFLNGRNDNNVRNTTFNFSNNSASGVSARGASSYGATSYGASGEDNFAFGYDDSQFADSYQDNNYEITEEEEVDPFENLRMDDEFDFGRYATGGANTGGATTSTTGSSSQGYTLGAHGITNHGFQFDEGDNDFRNTERFETSSPPSSGNPFLTEPVRSTVVGDDTLGDDLSPKEDNFGEKENNEVSEKSVGMGHSYSKEEEDGMMSDDEEDRYSEYEKYLNQQSSRKEQKNYENRMRSYLHKYKKLSKGSKNLDLQNEVGLDVASPQEESPDEISPVEEEISTEEESPVKEKYPEKGKHNDDSSSIEPEEHHKKQPASFGSARKYVHDEGENSLDFEVDSDEVENFNETGELNYHVEEPSHPEGQLETIPLDDVVEGEAQEDGEATKQEGAEVMGANQDEVGVPASTEEVEAVNEEALENDAAVNGEEAETAANEEQIEAVENVAGENEATGEETPNGAVEESANTAAEETTNGTATEN